From one Thalassospira lucentensis genomic stretch:
- a CDS encoding P-II family nitrogen regulator: protein MKLVTAVIKPFKLDEVREALSALGVQGLTVTEVKGFGRQKGQTEIYRGAEYMVSFLPKVKLEVAITDNLVDQVVEAITKTAQTGKIGDGKIFVLDVSQAVRIRTGETGDDAL from the coding sequence ATGAAACTCGTTACTGCTGTCATTAAGCCGTTCAAGCTCGATGAAGTTCGTGAAGCGCTTAGCGCGCTTGGCGTTCAGGGCCTGACGGTCACTGAAGTCAAAGGTTTTGGCCGCCAGAAAGGCCAGACTGAAATTTATCGTGGCGCTGAATACATGGTCAGCTTCCTGCCGAAAGTGAAGCTGGAAGTCGCGATCACGGATAATCTGGTTGATCAGGTTGTCGAAGCCATCACCAAAACTGCTCAGACCGGGAAAATCGGGGACGGAAAGATTTTCGTTCTTGATGTGAGCCAGGCGGTACGTATCCGCACGGGTGAAACCGGCGACGACGCCCTGTAA
- a CDS encoding ammonium transporter — translation MNIPMKKTGFAALAGAAALAITSPAFAQDAGVSAETQYILNTFSFLFSGALVMWMAAGFAMLESGLVRTKNVSTILFKNIGLFAVAGIMYYLIGYNLMYMDVSGWIGSLSLWSADDAAALGGDFSGGYSATSDWFFQMVFVATAASIVSGTVAERIKLWPFMIFVVVLTGVLYPITGAWTWGGGWLSEMGFADFAGSTIVHSVGGWAALTGAIILGARKGKYGADGSVHPMPGSNLPLATLGTFVLWLGWFGFNGGSQLAMGSAADVIAIANIYGNTSMAAAGGVVAAAILTQILYKKVDLTMALNGALAGLVSITAGPDTPTIGSAIIIGAIGGILVVVAVPLLDKLKIDDVVGAVSVHLVCGIWGTMAVPFTNDGASFGVQLTGVVAMGAFTIIASAIVWLILKFTVGIRLSEEDEALGSDAVELGLEAYPEFGKGSQRF, via the coding sequence ATGAACATTCCGATGAAGAAAACCGGCTTTGCCGCTCTTGCCGGGGCCGCTGCGCTGGCAATCACATCACCGGCCTTTGCTCAGGACGCGGGCGTTTCGGCCGAGACCCAATACATCCTCAACACCTTCAGCTTCCTGTTTAGCGGTGCGCTGGTGATGTGGATGGCTGCAGGCTTTGCCATGCTGGAATCCGGCCTGGTTCGCACCAAAAACGTATCGACCATTCTTTTCAAGAATATCGGCCTCTTCGCTGTTGCAGGTATCATGTATTACCTGATCGGCTACAACCTTATGTATATGGACGTTTCCGGCTGGATCGGTTCGCTCAGCCTGTGGAGCGCTGATGACGCTGCTGCACTTGGTGGCGATTTCTCCGGCGGGTATTCGGCGACTTCCGACTGGTTCTTCCAGATGGTGTTCGTTGCAACCGCAGCTTCGATCGTTTCCGGTACCGTTGCCGAACGTATCAAACTGTGGCCGTTCATGATCTTCGTCGTTGTCCTGACCGGTGTTCTGTATCCGATTACCGGTGCATGGACATGGGGCGGTGGCTGGCTGTCGGAAATGGGCTTTGCCGATTTCGCGGGCTCGACCATTGTTCACTCGGTTGGCGGCTGGGCTGCCTTGACCGGTGCAATCATCCTTGGTGCACGTAAAGGCAAATATGGTGCGGACGGCTCAGTTCATCCGATGCCCGGTTCGAACCTGCCGCTTGCGACGCTCGGTACCTTCGTTCTGTGGCTCGGCTGGTTCGGCTTCAACGGTGGTTCACAGCTCGCAATGGGTTCTGCTGCTGACGTCATCGCGATTGCCAACATCTATGGCAACACCTCGATGGCTGCTGCCGGTGGTGTTGTTGCCGCAGCAATCCTGACCCAGATCCTTTACAAAAAGGTCGACCTTACCATGGCACTTAACGGTGCACTGGCTGGTCTGGTCTCGATCACTGCCGGTCCGGACACCCCGACCATCGGTTCCGCCATCATCATCGGCGCCATCGGCGGTATTCTGGTTGTTGTTGCAGTTCCGCTGCTCGACAAACTGAAAATCGACGACGTTGTCGGTGCTGTTTCGGTTCACCTTGTTTGCGGTATCTGGGGCACCATGGCGGTTCCGTTCACCAATGACGGTGCATCGTTTGGTGTTCAGCTGACCGGTGTTGTTGCGATGGGTGCCTTCACCATCATCGCATCGGCAATCGTGTGGCTGATCCTGAAATTCACGGTTGGCATTCGCCTTAGCGAAGAAGACGAAGCACTGGGCAGCGATGCTGTCGAGCTTGGCCTCGAAGCCTATCCGGAATTCGGTAAAGGTTCGCAGCGCTTCTAA
- a CDS encoding ammonium transporter — MEAFQTASDVFFVLMGAIMVLAMHAGFAFLEVGTVRKKNQVNALVKIIVDFAVSTIAYFFIGYGVAYGVDFFSNAAVLSGSAMVDGQHLFASSGYDLVKFFFLLTFAAAIPAIISGGIAERARFYPQLIATAILVGIFYPLFEGLVWNNNFGFQDMIEATFGAPFHDFAGSIVVHAVGGWIALGAVVSLGVRRGRYTKTGGLVGIPPSNIPFLALGSWVLCVGWFGFNVMSAQSISGITGLVAVNSLMAMVGGILTALVAGRNDPGFVHNGALAGLVAVCAGSDVMHPIGALVTGGIAGVLFVWGFNQCQTRWKIDDVLGVWPLHGMCGLMGGIACGIFGLEALGGMGGVSFGAQLAGSLIGAVFAAIAGFVVYGTIKRTIGLRLSEEDEFDGADISIHKIGAYPEDDLRAS, encoded by the coding sequence ATGGAGGCATTCCAGACCGCCTCGGACGTATTTTTCGTCCTGATGGGCGCTATTATGGTGCTCGCCATGCATGCCGGTTTCGCCTTTCTTGAAGTCGGAACCGTACGCAAGAAAAACCAGGTGAACGCACTGGTTAAAATCATCGTCGATTTTGCCGTTTCCACCATTGCCTATTTTTTCATCGGCTATGGCGTTGCCTATGGTGTTGATTTCTTTAGCAATGCCGCGGTTCTTAGCGGATCTGCGATGGTTGACGGACAGCATCTTTTTGCGTCCAGCGGCTATGATCTGGTTAAATTCTTCTTCCTGCTGACCTTTGCGGCCGCAATCCCCGCAATCATTTCCGGTGGCATTGCCGAACGGGCGCGGTTTTATCCGCAGCTGATTGCCACCGCCATTCTGGTTGGCATCTTTTATCCGCTGTTTGAAGGATTGGTCTGGAACAACAATTTCGGCTTCCAGGATATGATTGAGGCCACCTTTGGCGCACCTTTCCACGATTTTGCAGGTTCCATTGTTGTCCACGCGGTTGGTGGCTGGATTGCCCTTGGTGCCGTTGTATCGCTTGGAGTCCGGCGCGGGCGTTACACCAAAACCGGTGGACTGGTTGGTATTCCGCCATCCAACATCCCGTTTCTGGCACTGGGATCATGGGTACTTTGCGTTGGCTGGTTTGGCTTCAACGTCATGTCGGCCCAATCGATTAGCGGCATTACCGGGCTGGTCGCGGTCAATTCGCTGATGGCAATGGTTGGCGGCATTCTGACGGCACTGGTCGCAGGACGTAATGATCCCGGTTTCGTTCACAACGGTGCACTTGCCGGACTGGTTGCCGTTTGCGCCGGGTCGGATGTCATGCACCCGATCGGGGCACTGGTCACTGGCGGTATTGCGGGCGTTCTGTTCGTCTGGGGCTTCAACCAGTGCCAGACCAGATGGAAGATTGACGACGTGCTGGGTGTCTGGCCGTTACATGGCATGTGCGGCCTGATGGGAGGCATTGCATGTGGCATTTTCGGACTCGAAGCCCTTGGCGGCATGGGCGGCGTTTCATTTGGTGCCCAGCTTGCCGGATCATTGATCGGTGCCGTGTTTGCCGCAATCGCGGGATTTGTGGTTTACGGCACGATCAAACGAACTATCGGCCTTCGATTGTCTGAAGAAGACGAGTTCGATGGGGCTGATATATCCATCCATAAAATCGGCGCCTATCCCGAGGATGATCTGCGCGCAAGCTGA
- a CDS encoding aminotransferase class I/II-fold pyridoxal phosphate-dependent enzyme, which yields MTGIPNAMFNQRLDQLPAYPFPRLAALLEGIEPGKTPLVMSIGEPQHEPPAMITEAMVKYSSLWHKYPPGNGTPELRSAIKGWLDRRYSLPADMIDRDAHILPVAGTREALYLIATCVIPQDQPGPKPKVLLPNPFYQVYCGAAVLNDAEMVPLAADPETDFLPDLDQIDIETLKACSLFFLCSPANPQGSVASRDYLERIIAMAQEHDFVLAMDECYADIYDREAPVGALEICAAQGGRMDNVVVFHSLSKRSSAPGLRSGFVAGDPVIIKRFNALRSYCSATVPMPIMAASAALWADDAHASQNRDLYRAKIDVAQEIFGNRFGFYRPPGGFFLWLDVGDDEAATRKIWAEEGVKVIPGSYLSITDADGNNPGKRFIRIALVHDLETTREGLRRIADALS from the coding sequence ATGACCGGAATACCGAACGCGATGTTTAACCAGCGCCTTGATCAGTTGCCTGCCTATCCGTTCCCACGGCTTGCCGCCCTGCTGGAGGGGATTGAACCCGGCAAGACGCCATTGGTGATGTCGATTGGCGAGCCGCAGCACGAACCGCCAGCGATGATCACCGAGGCGATGGTGAAGTATTCAAGTCTCTGGCACAAATACCCGCCAGGAAACGGCACGCCCGAGCTGCGAAGCGCCATCAAGGGATGGCTTGACCGCCGTTACAGCCTGCCTGCGGACATGATTGATCGGGATGCTCATATCCTGCCGGTCGCGGGAACCCGCGAGGCCCTTTATCTGATCGCAACCTGTGTCATCCCGCAGGATCAGCCCGGCCCGAAGCCCAAGGTTCTTCTGCCCAATCCGTTCTATCAGGTCTATTGCGGTGCCGCGGTACTTAATGACGCGGAAATGGTGCCGCTGGCAGCAGATCCGGAAACGGATTTCTTGCCTGACCTTGATCAGATCGATATCGAAACGCTTAAAGCCTGCAGCCTGTTTTTCCTGTGTTCACCAGCCAATCCGCAAGGGTCTGTTGCATCACGGGACTATCTTGAACGTATCATCGCCATGGCACAGGAACATGATTTCGTTCTGGCGATGGATGAATGCTACGCCGATATCTATGATCGCGAAGCCCCGGTTGGTGCACTTGAAATCTGTGCGGCACAGGGCGGCCGGATGGATAATGTGGTTGTTTTCCACAGCCTGTCGAAACGGTCCAGCGCGCCGGGATTGCGTTCCGGCTTTGTCGCGGGCGACCCGGTGATCATCAAACGTTTCAACGCCTTGCGCAGTTATTGTTCGGCCACCGTTCCAATGCCGATCATGGCCGCATCCGCCGCACTTTGGGCCGATGATGCCCATGCATCGCAAAACCGTGATCTTTACCGCGCCAAGATTGATGTCGCGCAGGAAATCTTTGGCAACCGGTTTGGCTTCTATCGCCCGCCGGGGGGCTTTTTCCTGTGGCTTGATGTCGGTGATGATGAAGCCGCCACCCGCAAAATATGGGCAGAGGAAGGTGTGAAAGTCATTCCGGGCAGCTATCTGTCGATCACGGACGCAGATGGCAATAATCCCGGAAAACGCTTTATCCGCATTGCGCTTGTCCATGACCTTGAAACCACCCGCGAAGGGCTTCGACGTATTGCCGACGCGCTGAGCTGA
- a CDS encoding DNA translocase FtsK: MSSQSNLLARSTAFMPGSLVNLLKRSGLQICGLVLVGAAVAVFMMLIGFHPGDPSFNHAADRNVIFNPLGTFGAYTADLLLRTLGLASALLTVLLLGWGLRLIAVRPFNWMWARFLVLPLALLLVATAAAAIRPGMHWPLTVGFGGFAGDLLLSKLQYGFEIIGVPGARPLIALISMVLGLFLTMFCMAYHMSEWQKVGSILSRIAGGIISGIGRAIPSNSTDERPGERTAARNPRMRQEPSLDKGKPGLGAAISTRLQAATSSNNNNDDDDFDDDYNEADHAPPVHIVAAPAAKLQPGEKASAQRQASFDLGSDDYRFPPLSLLHEPDPADATQIDQEALAQNARLLETVLQDFGVKGEIVQVRPGPVVTLYELEPAAGVKSSRVIGLADDIARSMSAIAARVAVVPGRNVIGIELPNSRRETVHLHEILASSDFEKNTGKLNMSLGKDIGGTPVIADLAKMPHLLIAGTTGSGKSVGVNAMILSLLYRLKPEECRFIMIDPKMLELSIYDGIPHLLTPVVTDPHKAVVALKWAVREMEDRYRAMSQVGVRNIAGYNKRIKEAAAKGEQLTRRVQTGFDPETGKPIFEDQELPMEPLPFIVVIVDEMADLMLVAGKDVEASIQRLAQMARAAGLHLIMATQRPSVDVITGTIKANFPTRISYSVTSKIDSRTILGEMGAEQLLGQGDMLYMGQGGRLQRVHGPFVSDEEVESIVAHLRDQGDPAYLETVTEEPEEDPVAAYMAGGGGSDGGGNGSDDDLYNQAVGIVLREKKASTSFIQRKLSIGYNRAARIIEQMEENGIVSSANHVGRREVLMENMDGSPYEY; the protein is encoded by the coding sequence ATGAGCAGTCAGTCCAACCTTCTCGCACGCAGCACCGCCTTCATGCCGGGCAGTCTTGTCAATCTGCTGAAACGAAGCGGGTTGCAAATCTGCGGGCTTGTCCTGGTTGGTGCGGCAGTTGCCGTTTTCATGATGCTGATCGGCTTCCATCCCGGTGACCCGTCCTTCAACCATGCAGCCGACCGTAATGTGATCTTTAACCCGCTTGGCACATTCGGGGCCTATACGGCGGATTTGCTATTGCGCACGCTTGGTTTGGCATCTGCCCTGCTGACGGTTCTACTCCTTGGCTGGGGCCTGCGATTGATTGCGGTTCGTCCGTTTAACTGGATGTGGGCACGGTTTCTGGTTCTGCCGCTCGCCCTGCTGCTCGTCGCGACGGCTGCTGCGGCCATTCGCCCCGGCATGCATTGGCCGCTTACGGTCGGGTTTGGCGGTTTTGCCGGCGATCTGTTGCTTTCCAAGCTTCAATACGGGTTCGAAATAATTGGTGTGCCGGGTGCACGTCCGCTGATTGCACTGATTTCAATGGTGCTTGGCCTGTTCCTGACCATGTTCTGCATGGCCTATCATATGTCTGAATGGCAAAAGGTTGGATCAATCCTGTCACGTATCGCTGGCGGTATTATTTCCGGAATTGGTCGTGCCATTCCCAGCAATTCAACAGATGAACGCCCGGGCGAACGTACAGCCGCCCGTAATCCGCGCATGCGTCAGGAACCATCACTTGATAAGGGGAAACCCGGCCTCGGTGCTGCGATCAGTACCCGCCTGCAAGCGGCAACATCGTCAAATAACAACAATGACGACGATGATTTTGATGATGATTACAATGAAGCGGACCACGCCCCGCCGGTTCATATCGTCGCCGCACCAGCAGCAAAATTGCAACCAGGCGAAAAGGCATCGGCCCAGCGTCAGGCATCCTTTGATCTTGGATCAGACGATTACCGGTTCCCGCCGCTTAGCCTTCTGCATGAACCCGATCCGGCAGACGCAACCCAGATCGATCAGGAAGCATTGGCGCAAAATGCCCGCCTTCTGGAAACCGTTCTTCAGGACTTCGGCGTTAAGGGCGAGATCGTTCAGGTCCGCCCCGGCCCGGTCGTCACCCTTTATGAACTTGAACCGGCCGCAGGCGTTAAGTCATCACGCGTGATCGGTCTGGCCGATGATATCGCACGTTCCATGAGTGCGATTGCCGCCCGTGTGGCGGTTGTACCGGGACGCAATGTGATCGGTATCGAATTGCCGAATTCGCGCCGTGAGACGGTGCATCTGCATGAAATTCTGGCATCCAGCGATTTTGAAAAGAATACCGGCAAGCTTAATATGAGCCTTGGCAAGGATATTGGCGGCACACCGGTGATTGCCGATCTGGCGAAAATGCCGCACCTGCTGATTGCCGGTACGACGGGTTCGGGTAAGTCGGTTGGTGTGAATGCGATGATCCTGTCGCTGCTTTATCGCCTGAAACCGGAAGAATGCCGCTTCATCATGATCGATCCGAAAATGCTGGAACTGTCGATTTACGATGGTATCCCGCATCTTCTGACGCCGGTTGTGACAGACCCGCACAAGGCGGTTGTCGCCCTTAAATGGGCGGTGCGCGAAATGGAAGACCGTTATCGCGCCATGAGCCAGGTCGGGGTGCGTAACATCGCGGGCTATAACAAACGCATCAAGGAAGCGGCCGCCAAGGGCGAACAGCTTACCCGCCGCGTTCAGACGGGCTTTGATCCGGAAACGGGCAAACCGATCTTTGAAGATCAGGAACTGCCGATGGAGCCGCTGCCGTTTATCGTGGTTATCGTCGACGAAATGGCCGACCTGATGCTGGTGGCGGGCAAGGATGTCGAGGCATCGATCCAGCGTCTGGCACAGATGGCGCGTGCGGCGGGCCTGCACCTGATCATGGCAACCCAGCGTCCGTCGGTCGACGTGATCACCGGTACGATCAAGGCGAACTTCCCGACGCGTATTTCCTATTCCGTAACGTCCAAGATCGATTCCCGGACCATTCTTGGTGAAATGGGCGCCGAGCAGCTTCTGGGTCAGGGGGATATGCTTTATATGGGCCAAGGGGGCCGATTGCAGCGCGTCCATGGTCCGTTTGTATCGGACGAGGAAGTCGAAAGCATCGTTGCCCATCTGCGTGATCAGGGTGATCCGGCCTATCTTGAAACCGTTACCGAAGAACCGGAGGAAGATCCGGTCGCGGCCTATATGGCCGGTGGCGGCGGTTCAGATGGCGGCGGGAACGGATCGGATGATGACCTGTATAATCAGGCGGTCGGCATTGTCCTGCGCGAGAAAAAGGCATCCACCAGTTTCATCCAGCGCAAACTGTCGATCGGCTATAACCGCGCCGCCCGCATCATCGAACAGATGGAAGAAAACGGGATTGTTTCATCCGCCAACCATGTTGGCAGACGCGAAGTCCTGATGGAAAACATGGACGGATCACCTTACGAATACTGA
- a CDS encoding methyl-accepting chemotaxis protein encodes MKLSNFSLSAKLRMVLVMTAFALGGLAIFDLVTLRSALVEEKKANVRQIVDMTRSTFSHYDQLVKSGEISLEEAQTRATEFIQNARYAGNNYVFVLGLDTKVILHPIQPKLNGQNGKQVIDVNGVPILDEMVKAARNPEGGFLTYEWNKPGHDGVFPKLAYAETFKPWGWVVTTGVYIDDVDGIFWQTAINDIAVAIAMLIVIGMAGLAIDRSTTRPLRTITEALNKLAQGDTSVTTDETDRRDEIGALARSLDVFRSNREQAEKLEREQKDTHKTQIARAEKVEKLIKSFEAEVEGNLSTVHSALEQLRATATGMASQSDATTGRAANVAAATEQAAANVDTVAAAAEQLAASIDEITSQVSRSSDIAQSGATEADEASTIFAELGTASDKIGEVVELIQSIAEQTNLLALNATIEAARAGDAGKGFAVVAAEVKNLANQTTRATEDIAGQISGIQESTQNALGAIKHLSGRMKELNEVAASISAAVREQDAATAEIARNVAEAATGTKDVAQNVIGLREAAEEEREASGQVLAASGSLNNKSQNLMTQIKQFLNDIRAA; translated from the coding sequence ATGAAACTCTCCAATTTCTCGCTTTCCGCCAAATTGCGGATGGTACTGGTAATGACGGCTTTTGCGCTGGGTGGTCTGGCGATCTTTGATCTTGTGACACTGCGATCTGCGCTGGTCGAAGAGAAGAAAGCCAATGTCCGGCAAATCGTCGATATGACCCGTTCGACCTTTAGCCATTATGATCAGCTCGTCAAATCCGGCGAGATCTCCCTTGAAGAAGCACAAACCCGCGCGACAGAGTTCATTCAGAATGCCCGTTACGCCGGCAATAACTATGTGTTTGTTCTGGGCCTTGATACCAAGGTCATCCTGCATCCGATCCAGCCAAAACTGAACGGTCAGAACGGCAAACAGGTGATTGACGTCAATGGTGTTCCGATCCTTGATGAAATGGTCAAGGCGGCCCGCAATCCCGAAGGCGGTTTCCTGACCTATGAGTGGAACAAACCGGGGCATGACGGGGTATTTCCCAAACTGGCCTATGCCGAAACATTCAAGCCATGGGGCTGGGTGGTAACAACCGGCGTTTATATCGACGATGTTGACGGGATTTTCTGGCAGACCGCCATCAATGACATCGCGGTCGCGATTGCCATGCTGATCGTTATCGGCATGGCCGGACTTGCGATTGACAGATCGACAACCCGACCCTTGCGGACGATCACCGAGGCGCTGAACAAACTGGCACAGGGTGATACCAGCGTCACCACAGACGAAACAGATCGGCGTGATGAAATCGGTGCACTGGCCCGGTCACTTGACGTTTTCAGATCAAACCGCGAACAGGCCGAAAAGCTTGAACGGGAACAGAAAGATACGCACAAGACCCAGATTGCCCGTGCGGAAAAGGTCGAAAAGCTGATTAAAAGCTTTGAGGCCGAGGTTGAAGGGAACCTGTCGACGGTTCACAGCGCGCTGGAGCAATTACGCGCCACCGCGACAGGCATGGCCAGCCAGTCCGACGCAACCACCGGGCGGGCAGCCAATGTTGCGGCAGCAACCGAACAGGCAGCGGCCAATGTGGATACCGTTGCCGCCGCCGCAGAACAGCTTGCCGCGTCCATCGACGAAATCACATCGCAGGTTTCGCGGAGTTCGGACATCGCCCAATCAGGTGCAACCGAAGCCGACGAAGCCAGCACGATTTTTGCCGAACTGGGGACAGCATCCGACAAGATCGGCGAGGTGGTTGAACTTATTCAGTCAATTGCCGAACAGACAAACCTTCTGGCACTTAACGCCACCATCGAGGCCGCACGTGCCGGTGATGCCGGCAAGGGCTTTGCGGTTGTGGCCGCCGAGGTCAAAAACCTTGCCAACCAGACCACACGCGCAACCGAAGATATCGCAGGTCAAATCAGTGGCATTCAGGAATCGACGCAGAATGCACTTGGCGCAATCAAGCATCTTTCCGGTCGGATGAAGGAATTGAACGAGGTCGCGGCCAGCATTTCCGCAGCCGTCCGCGAACAGGACGCCGCCACCGCCGAAATTGCCCGTAATGTCGCCGAGGCGGCAACCGGCACCAAGGACGTTGCGCAAAATGTTATCGGCCTGCGCGAGGCGGCCGAGGAAGAACGCGAGGCATCCGGTCAGGTTCTGGCGGCATCAGGCAGCCTGAACAACAAGTCACAGAATCTGATGACGCAGATAAAGCAGTTCCTGAACGATATCAGGGCAGCGTGA
- the trxA gene encoding thioredoxin TrxA, protein MTTIKVSDTSFDSDVLGSNDPVLVDFWAEWCGPCKQIAPYLDEIAGELGGKLKIAKVNIDENPNTPAKYGVRGIPTLMIFKGGEVAAMKVGALPKSALVDWINQSI, encoded by the coding sequence ATGACCACGATTAAAGTATCCGATACTTCGTTCGATTCCGACGTTCTGGGTTCCAACGACCCGGTTCTCGTCGATTTCTGGGCGGAATGGTGTGGCCCGTGTAAACAGATCGCGCCGTATCTGGACGAAATTGCTGGCGAACTGGGCGGCAAGCTCAAGATTGCCAAGGTAAACATCGACGAAAACCCGAACACCCCGGCGAAATACGGTGTGCGCGGTATCCCGACCCTGATGATCTTCAAGGGTGGCGAAGTTGCAGCGATGAAAGTTGGCGCGCTGCCGAAAAGCGCTCTGGTTGACTGGATCAATCAGTCGATCTGA